The following proteins are encoded in a genomic region of Ammospiza caudacuta isolate bAmmCau1 chromosome 3, bAmmCau1.pri, whole genome shotgun sequence:
- the AKAP12 gene encoding A-kinase anchor protein 12 isoform X3, with protein METNPSDSGTTDGVDAEKEDAQSIKQLPALEEVAEDQVAEPQSYDLGFKKVFKFVGFRFTVKKEKTGKSEPVQLLTVKKEAKVPEGADDEKEVASEETAVPEDVLSAEDNTKDTLKNEKTEEESPKIPEATETCSQTVALATETASPLRKLFTQGWTGFRKKKSFRKPKEDEQQSPVKEEEIEKEETTLTTEISEREEKPESEKQNEERNVTAVTVEAHEKEQTEGEMQESEETLSATGVEGSEKKEVVKHDEEGQKEDPAAVKESAEEKKDDQERKLVEVPENLGKEEEKTEEGEKEGEVTEKPLETKSVVPLVTDSVNGKLTTSSEGLPVGEKLESMEKCERDDRTEMASEETCETGSEAMEISSDQLRKSEGKEGSKNALLGKETLDDKTEEAELKMSPTAEDVAQGEALDRTTEKKESKELLLSSTSEQSLDTEDNQQSVKPADEGLQGKPGADTTDTVKPDETTVEVTSEEAAGKKPPEGITNEAELLSSQEKTKLQGSPLKKLFTGTGLKKLSGKKQKGKREESKLGEQGEPIQQLSDSPDSPEEQKGESSASSPEEMNEIPSLEKSADGIQVTESEDATITDVERKREIVTPWASFKKMVTPKKRARRPSESDKEEEIDKTKNVAVCATENVADENQGEIQENGIDQKPEKITEEPKRKVDTSVSWETFICVGSSKKRARKSSSSDEESQKVEESGQSKETATDAVLTSSQESDQGQGNSSPEQAGSPSESEGISTWESFKRLVTPRRRSKTRMEERSEDSVVEHSTSDGEPGKDESWVPFRKLMPGRRKKKSDGKPEPAHLKQAREDMAETAEEDSDVPAVVPLSEYEAAEQEKMEAQRAKDAEATREQTSEEERAEKETLKTGQGSEGLIHAVAVEEERAVSSIEERSPSWISAALTECIEQVREEEEKETQKTAEPGVTVEDAVVAAETVPVTRKDVSDDTAASELELTSEAVTALETAEASCAEETMEVSLAEETTEMVSAVSQLLETPDTTEEATPVQEVEATEQNLKELDKQTQKVLHEVAERVKSDVTQPVSERAVTETIITTVQGPESEVKGAAKDGNVVGQETVVLEHKEDGSQPQQSALSIQGQNGVEENVLPEGSAKSEIPSVMEESTDGCQGYVEDHKEVNEVQTTTEETLSHDKEFHSIKAITPKEELLANQEPSEQEKLPITELTPDETRDQCAPEGKPAVQDKTEDGTSSLGLTAEKLEGEGRTLTVGSECTEAVVTVKTEKQDGIPDSEEQVCAEGVPSRTPARREEDDAVHNGVKSAEVTVPEVLLQSKGKASALPSKTVGSEAAADAEQSMSNGCDRDIAAKDSVPVTEPQCRDKTAETPSKSDEVEGAVLKSETRLEGTSVVAEAPVQIKADGASNLSSACPEIVENESAVITDKCPKKCETPSSLAGEETVGKGQELVETLNCQGFQKEDKKNEQLLDGAKEVFEYRKQESVTHDECSTAVPQEEGSGSAFPQAEGLGALKTPVALAAAAGGEHVVAETATRSDVTAKTVHLATTPEQMASEEVPVSNTDCSGCGTAELAGVEAPKPGVTCASMNGVSEEQEQPQSTGQAEHNGIPSSHSLSPSHPEFQKHVIQSVIIESQSTKIVLNAIQSAVHKLAEAEESAALESEESIKSIGKSPSDIIVPELLGSTQVDQQLPVKEEEIQSKEQELKQTGIVKTATLTESAEIHATVEKKDMPLISEMLKDGQSQNSLTVVTSSEEISRGNVRLQKSTLEQSTSEDSTKDTLDMHTPKLREKEVGYIMEISDQHTGQQTCRESEEQLYHPPVEDGKTQMWEDEGCQEGTSCDRQSQNSVALTP; from the exons ATGGAGACAAATCCATCTGACTCGGGCACCACAGATGGTGTAGATGCTGAGAAGGAGGATGCTCAATCAATTAAGCAGTTGCCAGCTTTGGAAGAAGTTGCAGAAGACCAGGTGGCAGAGCCACAGTCTTATGATCTGggttttaaaaaggtttttaaatTCGTTGGGTTCAGATTCACAGTGAAGaaggaaaagacaggaaaatcaGAACCCGTTCAGCTGCTTACTgtgaaaaaggaagcaaagGTCCCTGAAGGAGCTGATGATGAAAAAGAAGTTGCCTCAGAAGAAACAGCAGTGCCTGAGGATGTACTCTCTGCAGAAGACAATACCAAAGATACACTGAAAAACgaaaaaacagaagaagaatCTCCTAAAATACCAGAAGCAACTGAGACTTGTTCTCAGACAGTTGCCTTAGCCACTGAAACTGCATCACCATTAAGAAAACTTTTTACTCAAGGATGGACTGgatttagaaaaaagaaaagttttaggAAGCCTAAAGAAGATGAACAACAGTCTCCTGTGAAAGAAGAGGAGATAGAAAAAGAGGAGACAACATTAACAACTGAAATCAGTGAAAGGGAGGAGAAACCTGAGTCTGAGAAGCAAAATGAAGAGAGAAATGTGACCGCAGTAACTGTTGAAGCACATGAAAAGGAGCAAACTGAAGGTGAAATGCAGGAGTCAGAAGAGACTCTGTCAGCCACAGGAGTAGAAGGAAGTGAAAAGAAAGAGGTAGTCAAGCATGATGAGGAGGGGCAAAAAGAGGACCCAGCAGCTGTAAAAGAaagtgcagaggaaaaaaaagatgatcAAGAAAGGAAACTGGTGGAAGTCCCAGAAAATCTTggtaaagaggaagaaaaaactgaagaaggagagaaagaaggtGAGGTGACAGAGAAACCACTAGAAACAAAGTCAGTGGTACCTCTTGTCACTGACAGTGTGAATGGAAAATTGACAACATCCTCAGAAGGCCTACCTGTGGGAGAAAAACTGGAGTCAATGGAAAAGTGTGAAAGAGATGACAGAACTGAAATGGCCTCTGAAGAGACATGTGAAACAGGGTCTGAGGCAATGGAAATTTCTAGTGATCAGCTTAGAaaatctgaaggaaaagaaggaagtaAAAATGCTCTACTTGGGAAAGAGACATTAGATGACAAAACGGAGGAAGCAGAATTAAAAATGTCACCCACAGCAGAAGATGTTGCACAGGGAGAAGCTCTGGATAGAAccacagagaagaaagaaagcaaagaactACTACTCTCTTCTACTTCTGAACAATCCCTTGACACAGAGGATAATCAACAGTCAGTCAAACCCGCTGATGaaggactgcagggaaaacctGGCGCAGATACAACTGATACTGTCAAACCAGATGAAACAACCGTGGAAGTAACTTCTGAAGAGGCAGCTGGAAAGAAGCCTCCAGAAGGTATCACAAATGAAGCAGAACTCCTGTCTTCTCAAGAAAAGACTAAATTACAAGGTAGCCCTTTGAAGAAACTCTTTACAGGTACTGGGTTGAAAAAGCTGTctggaaagaagcaaaaaggtAAAAGAGAAGAATCTAAGTTAGGGGAACAGGGTGAGCCAATTCAGCAGTTATCAGATTCCCCAGATAGCCCCGAGGAACAAAAGGGGGAGAGTTCTGCTTCTTCTCCTGAGGAGATGAATGAAATTCCCTCTTTGGAAAAATCTGCAGATGGAATACAGGTCACTGAAAGTGAGGATGCCACAATTACAGATGTGGAGCGAAAAAGAGAAATTGTTACACCTTGGGCATCATTTAAAAAGATGGTGACTCCCAAGAAACGTGCCAGAAGGCCCTCTGAAAGTgataaagaagaagaaattgatAAGACAAAAAATGTTGCAGTATGTGCAACTGAAAATGTTGCTGATGAAAATCAGGgagaaatacaagaaaatgGGATTGACCAGAAACCAGAGAAAATTACAGAAGAGCCCAAAAGAAAAGTTGATACCTCTGTCTCCTGGGAAACTTTTATATGTGTAGGTTCTTCAAAGAAAAGAGCCAGGAAGTCATCATCATCTGATGAAGAAAGCCAAAAAGTAGAAGAGTCTGGACAGAGCAAAGAAACAGCGACAGATGCAGTTCTTACTAGCTCTCAGGAGAGTGACCAAGGACAAGGGAATTCTTCCCCAGAGCAAGCTGGAAGTCCATCTGAAAGTGAAGGTATTTCAACATGGGAATCGTTTAAAAGGTTAGTTACTCCAAGAAGGAGATCCAAAACCAGAATGGAGGAGAGAAGTGAAGACTCTGTTGTGGAGCATTCAACATCGGATGGTGAGCCTGGAAAAGATGAATCATGGGTTCCATTTAGAAAACTGATGCCTGGGCGCAGGAAGAAAAAGTCAGATGGAAAGCCAGAACCAGCTCATCTTAAACAAGCGAGAGAAGACATGGCAGAAACGGCTGAGGAAGATTCTGATGTTCCAGCTGTTGTTCCTTTATCTGAGTATgaagcagcagaacaggagAAAATGGAAGCTCAACGAGCGAAAGATGCTGAAGCGACGAGAGAACAAACCTCAGAGGAAGAGAGAGCAGAAAAGGAGACCCTAAAGACGGGGCAAGGATCTGAAGGGCTGATACATGCAGTAGCTGTGGAAGAAGAAAGGGCAGTGAGCAGCATTGAGGAAAGGTCACCATCATGGATATCTGCTGCTCTGACAGAGTGCATTGAGCAGGtgagagaagaggaagagaaggaaactcAGAAAACAGCTGAACCAGGTGTTACTGTGGAGGATGCAGTGGTAGCTGCTGAGACAGTGCCAGTGACTAGAAAGGATGTAAGCGATGACACCGCAGCAAGTGAGCTGGAGCTAACCTCTGAAGCTGTGACTGCTCTGGAGACAGCAGAAGCTTCCTGTGCTGAAGAAACCATGGAAGTGTCCCTTGCTGAGGAGACAACTGAGATGGTTTCTGCTGTTTCACAGTTGTTAGAAACCCCAGATACTACAGAGGAAGCTACACCAGTTCAAGAAGTAGAGGCCACCGAACAAAATTTGAAAGAATTAGACAAACAGACACAAAAAGTTCTTCATGAAGTTGCTGAAAGAGTAAAATCAGATGTAACACAGCCTGTTAGTGAAAGAGCTGTGACAGAAACTATAATTACAACAGTACAGGGACCTGAGTCAGAGGTGAAAGGTGCTGCTAAAGATGGGAATGTTGTCGGCCAGGAAACCGTTGTGCTTGAACACAAAGAGGatggctcccagccccagcaaagTGCACTGAGCATTCAGGGCCAAAACGGAGTTGAAGAGAACGTATTACCTGAAGGTTCAGCAAAAAGTGAAATACCTTCTGTGATGGAAGAAAGCACGGATGGATGTCAAGGATATGTAGAAGACCATAAAGAAGTAAATGAAGTGCAGACGACAACAGAGGAAACTTTATCACATGACAAAGAGTTTCACAGCATCAAAGCCATCACTCCCAAGGAAGAGCTGCTTGCAAACCAGGAGCCTTCAGAGCAAGAGAAACTGCCCATTACAGAGTTGACACCGGATGAGACAAGAGATCAATGTGCTCCAGAAGGAAAGCCTGCA GTTCAGGACAAGACAGAGGATGGAACCTCATCCTTGGGGCTTACAGCTGAAAAGCTTGAAGGAGAGGGCAGAACGCTCACTGTGGGATCAGAGTGCACAGAAGCAGTTGTCACTGTTAAAACTGAGAAACAAGATGGAATTCCTGACTCAGAAGAACAAGTTTGTGCTGAAGGAGTTCCTAGCAGGACACCTGCTCGGAGAGAGGAAGATGATGCTGTGCACAACGGAGTAAAAAGCGCAGAAGTCACTGTTCCTGAGGTTCTACTGCAGAGCAAGGGAAAAGCCTCTGCCCTTCCCTCAAAAACAGTTGGctcagaagcagctgcagatgCTGAGCAGAGCATGAGCAATGGGTGTGACAGGGACATTGCAGCAAAAGATTCTGTGCCTGTCACAGAGCCACAATGCAGAGACAAAACAGCTGAAACCCCCTCCAAGAGTGATGAAGTGGAAGGTGCTGTGCTCAAATCTGAAACACGGTTGGAGGGCACTTCCGTCGTTGCTGAGGCTCCCGTGCAGATTAAAGCAGATGGGGCATCTAATTTATCATCAGCATGCCCAGAGATTGTTGAAAATGAAAGTGCTGTTATCACTGATAAATGTCCTAAGAAATGTGAAACACCCAGCAGTTTGGCTGGAGAAGAGACTGTGGGAAAAGGACAAGAACTTGTAGAAACCTTGAACTGTCAAGGTTTCCAGaaagaagataagaaaaatgAGCAATTGTTGGATGGAGCCAAAGAAGTAtttgaatacagaaaacagGAATCTGTGACACACGATGAATGTTCAACTGCTGTCCCGCAAGAGGAAGGCTCTGGCTCAGCCTTTCCACAGGCTGAAGGCTTGGGGGCTCTGAAAACACCTGTGGCTctagcagctgcagcaggtggaGAGCATGTCGTGGCAGAAACTGCGACACGCTCAGACGTGACAGCCAAAACTGTACACTTGGCAACTACTCCAGAGCAAATGGCTTCTGAGGAGGTCCCAGTTTCTAACACTGACTGTTCAGGCTGTGGGACTGCAGAGCTTGCTGGTGTGGAGGCACCCAAGCCTGGAGTGACTTGTGCTTCCATGAATGGAGTAtcagaggagcaagagcagccccagagcacagggcaggctgAACACAATGGCATTCCTTCCAGTCACAGTCTGTCTCCCAGCCACCCTGAATTTCAGAAGCATGTTATTCAGTCTGTGATCATAGAGTCCCAGAGCACAAAAATTGTGTTGAATGCCATCCAGTCAGCCGTTCACAAACTTGCAGAAGCAGAAGAGTCGGCTGCCCTTGAGTCAGAGGAGAGCATTAAGTCCATAGGGAAAAGCCCATCAGATATAATTGTACCTGAACTTCTGGGAAGTACACAGGTAGATCAACAGCTTCCAGTAAAAGAGGAAGAGATACAAAGTAAGGAGCAAGAGCTCAAGCAAACAGGAATAGTGAAAACTGCTACCTTAACTGAGTCTGCAGAAATCCATGCAACTGTGGAGAAAAAGGACATGCCTTTAATTTCTGAGATGCTGAAAGATGGGCAAAGTCAGAATTCTTTAACAGTCGTGACAAGCTCTGAAGAAATTTCAAGGGGAAATGTGAGACTTCAGAAATCAACCCTAGAACAAAGTACTTCAGAAGATTCAACCAAAGACACCCTAGACATGCACACACcaaaattaagggaaaaagAGGTTGGGTACATTATGGAAATCTCAGACCAACATACAGGACAGCAAACATGCAGAGAAAGTGAGGAACAACTATATCATCCACCAGTGGAAGATGGGAAAACACAAATGTGGGAGGATGAAGGTTGTCAAGAAGGAACATCTTGTGATAGACAAAGTCAGAACTCAGTGGCTCTGACGCCTTGA
- the AKAP12 gene encoding A-kinase anchor protein 12 isoform X1 encodes MEQEAGGRGDQGRRSLRRAGLLRSRLCRRRRPPPAPARGSVRPRGSAMGASSSAEPAAPQDGAGAATEPPSTPPEPLPAEDAAEPQPPEEPAKALNASLPVPDVGEDSLKDDASPQEPLQLGAVTASKESGGQQSEVASPLQEQPGEQTESAGANVGQTEHSSVTVKEDTETMETNPSDSGTTDGVDAEKEDAQSIKQLPALEEVAEDQVAEPQSYDLGFKKVFKFVGFRFTVKKEKTGKSEPVQLLTVKKEAKVPEGADDEKEVASEETAVPEDVLSAEDNTKDTLKNEKTEEESPKIPEATETCSQTVALATETASPLRKLFTQGWTGFRKKKSFRKPKEDEQQSPVKEEEIEKEETTLTTEISEREEKPESEKQNEERNVTAVTVEAHEKEQTEGEMQESEETLSATGVEGSEKKEVVKHDEEGQKEDPAAVKESAEEKKDDQERKLVEVPENLGKEEEKTEEGEKEGEVTEKPLETKSVVPLVTDSVNGKLTTSSEGLPVGEKLESMEKCERDDRTEMASEETCETGSEAMEISSDQLRKSEGKEGSKNALLGKETLDDKTEEAELKMSPTAEDVAQGEALDRTTEKKESKELLLSSTSEQSLDTEDNQQSVKPADEGLQGKPGADTTDTVKPDETTVEVTSEEAAGKKPPEGITNEAELLSSQEKTKLQGSPLKKLFTGTGLKKLSGKKQKGKREESKLGEQGEPIQQLSDSPDSPEEQKGESSASSPEEMNEIPSLEKSADGIQVTESEDATITDVERKREIVTPWASFKKMVTPKKRARRPSESDKEEEIDKTKNVAVCATENVADENQGEIQENGIDQKPEKITEEPKRKVDTSVSWETFICVGSSKKRARKSSSSDEESQKVEESGQSKETATDAVLTSSQESDQGQGNSSPEQAGSPSESEGISTWESFKRLVTPRRRSKTRMEERSEDSVVEHSTSDGEPGKDESWVPFRKLMPGRRKKKSDGKPEPAHLKQAREDMAETAEEDSDVPAVVPLSEYEAAEQEKMEAQRAKDAEATREQTSEEERAEKETLKTGQGSEGLIHAVAVEEERAVSSIEERSPSWISAALTECIEQVREEEEKETQKTAEPGVTVEDAVVAAETVPVTRKDVSDDTAASELELTSEAVTALETAEASCAEETMEVSLAEETTEMVSAVSQLLETPDTTEEATPVQEVEATEQNLKELDKQTQKVLHEVAERVKSDVTQPVSERAVTETIITTVQGPESEVKGAAKDGNVVGQETVVLEHKEDGSQPQQSALSIQGQNGVEENVLPEGSAKSEIPSVMEESTDGCQGYVEDHKEVNEVQTTTEETLSHDKEFHSIKAITPKEELLANQEPSEQEKLPITELTPDETRDQCAPEGKPAVQDKTEDGTSSLGLTAEKLEGEGRTLTVGSECTEAVVTVKTEKQDGIPDSEEQVCAEGVPSRTPARREEDDAVHNGVKSAEVTVPEVLLQSKGKASALPSKTVGSEAAADAEQSMSNGCDRDIAAKDSVPVTEPQCRDKTAETPSKSDEVEGAVLKSETRLEGTSVVAEAPVQIKADGASNLSSACPEIVENESAVITDKCPKKCETPSSLAGEETVGKGQELVETLNCQGFQKEDKKNEQLLDGAKEVFEYRKQESVTHDECSTAVPQEEGSGSAFPQAEGLGALKTPVALAAAAGGEHVVAETATRSDVTAKTVHLATTPEQMASEEVPVSNTDCSGCGTAELAGVEAPKPGVTCASMNGVSEEQEQPQSTGQAEHNGIPSSHSLSPSHPEFQKHVIQSVIIESQSTKIVLNAIQSAVHKLAEAEESAALESEESIKSIGKSPSDIIVPELLGSTQVDQQLPVKEEEIQSKEQELKQTGIVKTATLTESAEIHATVEKKDMPLISEMLKDGQSQNSLTVVTSSEEISRGNVRLQKSTLEQSTSEDSTKDTLDMHTPKLREKEVGYIMEISDQHTGQQTCRESEEQLYHPPVEDGKTQMWEDEGCQEGTSCDRQSQNSVALTP; translated from the exons GCTTTAAATGCAAGTTTGCCAGTACCTGATGTTGGTGAAGACAGTTTGAAGGATGATGCCTCACCACAGGAgccactgcagctgggagctgttACAGCATCTAAGGAATCGGGTGGGCAGCAGTCAGAGGTGGCTTCACCGCTCCAAGAACAACCCGGAGAGCAAACAGAGTCTGCTGGAGCAAATG TTGGACAAACAGAACATTCCAGTGTAACTGTGAAGGAAGACACTGAAACTATGGAGACAAATCCATCTGACTCGGGCACCACAGATGGTGTAGATGCTGAGAAGGAGGATGCTCAATCAATTAAGCAGTTGCCAGCTTTGGAAGAAGTTGCAGAAGACCAGGTGGCAGAGCCACAGTCTTATGATCTGggttttaaaaaggtttttaaatTCGTTGGGTTCAGATTCACAGTGAAGaaggaaaagacaggaaaatcaGAACCCGTTCAGCTGCTTACTgtgaaaaaggaagcaaagGTCCCTGAAGGAGCTGATGATGAAAAAGAAGTTGCCTCAGAAGAAACAGCAGTGCCTGAGGATGTACTCTCTGCAGAAGACAATACCAAAGATACACTGAAAAACgaaaaaacagaagaagaatCTCCTAAAATACCAGAAGCAACTGAGACTTGTTCTCAGACAGTTGCCTTAGCCACTGAAACTGCATCACCATTAAGAAAACTTTTTACTCAAGGATGGACTGgatttagaaaaaagaaaagttttaggAAGCCTAAAGAAGATGAACAACAGTCTCCTGTGAAAGAAGAGGAGATAGAAAAAGAGGAGACAACATTAACAACTGAAATCAGTGAAAGGGAGGAGAAACCTGAGTCTGAGAAGCAAAATGAAGAGAGAAATGTGACCGCAGTAACTGTTGAAGCACATGAAAAGGAGCAAACTGAAGGTGAAATGCAGGAGTCAGAAGAGACTCTGTCAGCCACAGGAGTAGAAGGAAGTGAAAAGAAAGAGGTAGTCAAGCATGATGAGGAGGGGCAAAAAGAGGACCCAGCAGCTGTAAAAGAaagtgcagaggaaaaaaaagatgatcAAGAAAGGAAACTGGTGGAAGTCCCAGAAAATCTTggtaaagaggaagaaaaaactgaagaaggagagaaagaaggtGAGGTGACAGAGAAACCACTAGAAACAAAGTCAGTGGTACCTCTTGTCACTGACAGTGTGAATGGAAAATTGACAACATCCTCAGAAGGCCTACCTGTGGGAGAAAAACTGGAGTCAATGGAAAAGTGTGAAAGAGATGACAGAACTGAAATGGCCTCTGAAGAGACATGTGAAACAGGGTCTGAGGCAATGGAAATTTCTAGTGATCAGCTTAGAaaatctgaaggaaaagaaggaagtaAAAATGCTCTACTTGGGAAAGAGACATTAGATGACAAAACGGAGGAAGCAGAATTAAAAATGTCACCCACAGCAGAAGATGTTGCACAGGGAGAAGCTCTGGATAGAAccacagagaagaaagaaagcaaagaactACTACTCTCTTCTACTTCTGAACAATCCCTTGACACAGAGGATAATCAACAGTCAGTCAAACCCGCTGATGaaggactgcagggaaaacctGGCGCAGATACAACTGATACTGTCAAACCAGATGAAACAACCGTGGAAGTAACTTCTGAAGAGGCAGCTGGAAAGAAGCCTCCAGAAGGTATCACAAATGAAGCAGAACTCCTGTCTTCTCAAGAAAAGACTAAATTACAAGGTAGCCCTTTGAAGAAACTCTTTACAGGTACTGGGTTGAAAAAGCTGTctggaaagaagcaaaaaggtAAAAGAGAAGAATCTAAGTTAGGGGAACAGGGTGAGCCAATTCAGCAGTTATCAGATTCCCCAGATAGCCCCGAGGAACAAAAGGGGGAGAGTTCTGCTTCTTCTCCTGAGGAGATGAATGAAATTCCCTCTTTGGAAAAATCTGCAGATGGAATACAGGTCACTGAAAGTGAGGATGCCACAATTACAGATGTGGAGCGAAAAAGAGAAATTGTTACACCTTGGGCATCATTTAAAAAGATGGTGACTCCCAAGAAACGTGCCAGAAGGCCCTCTGAAAGTgataaagaagaagaaattgatAAGACAAAAAATGTTGCAGTATGTGCAACTGAAAATGTTGCTGATGAAAATCAGGgagaaatacaagaaaatgGGATTGACCAGAAACCAGAGAAAATTACAGAAGAGCCCAAAAGAAAAGTTGATACCTCTGTCTCCTGGGAAACTTTTATATGTGTAGGTTCTTCAAAGAAAAGAGCCAGGAAGTCATCATCATCTGATGAAGAAAGCCAAAAAGTAGAAGAGTCTGGACAGAGCAAAGAAACAGCGACAGATGCAGTTCTTACTAGCTCTCAGGAGAGTGACCAAGGACAAGGGAATTCTTCCCCAGAGCAAGCTGGAAGTCCATCTGAAAGTGAAGGTATTTCAACATGGGAATCGTTTAAAAGGTTAGTTACTCCAAGAAGGAGATCCAAAACCAGAATGGAGGAGAGAAGTGAAGACTCTGTTGTGGAGCATTCAACATCGGATGGTGAGCCTGGAAAAGATGAATCATGGGTTCCATTTAGAAAACTGATGCCTGGGCGCAGGAAGAAAAAGTCAGATGGAAAGCCAGAACCAGCTCATCTTAAACAAGCGAGAGAAGACATGGCAGAAACGGCTGAGGAAGATTCTGATGTTCCAGCTGTTGTTCCTTTATCTGAGTATgaagcagcagaacaggagAAAATGGAAGCTCAACGAGCGAAAGATGCTGAAGCGACGAGAGAACAAACCTCAGAGGAAGAGAGAGCAGAAAAGGAGACCCTAAAGACGGGGCAAGGATCTGAAGGGCTGATACATGCAGTAGCTGTGGAAGAAGAAAGGGCAGTGAGCAGCATTGAGGAAAGGTCACCATCATGGATATCTGCTGCTCTGACAGAGTGCATTGAGCAGGtgagagaagaggaagagaaggaaactcAGAAAACAGCTGAACCAGGTGTTACTGTGGAGGATGCAGTGGTAGCTGCTGAGACAGTGCCAGTGACTAGAAAGGATGTAAGCGATGACACCGCAGCAAGTGAGCTGGAGCTAACCTCTGAAGCTGTGACTGCTCTGGAGACAGCAGAAGCTTCCTGTGCTGAAGAAACCATGGAAGTGTCCCTTGCTGAGGAGACAACTGAGATGGTTTCTGCTGTTTCACAGTTGTTAGAAACCCCAGATACTACAGAGGAAGCTACACCAGTTCAAGAAGTAGAGGCCACCGAACAAAATTTGAAAGAATTAGACAAACAGACACAAAAAGTTCTTCATGAAGTTGCTGAAAGAGTAAAATCAGATGTAACACAGCCTGTTAGTGAAAGAGCTGTGACAGAAACTATAATTACAACAGTACAGGGACCTGAGTCAGAGGTGAAAGGTGCTGCTAAAGATGGGAATGTTGTCGGCCAGGAAACCGTTGTGCTTGAACACAAAGAGGatggctcccagccccagcaaagTGCACTGAGCATTCAGGGCCAAAACGGAGTTGAAGAGAACGTATTACCTGAAGGTTCAGCAAAAAGTGAAATACCTTCTGTGATGGAAGAAAGCACGGATGGATGTCAAGGATATGTAGAAGACCATAAAGAAGTAAATGAAGTGCAGACGACAACAGAGGAAACTTTATCACATGACAAAGAGTTTCACAGCATCAAAGCCATCACTCCCAAGGAAGAGCTGCTTGCAAACCAGGAGCCTTCAGAGCAAGAGAAACTGCCCATTACAGAGTTGACACCGGATGAGACAAGAGATCAATGTGCTCCAGAAGGAAAGCCTGCA GTTCAGGACAAGACAGAGGATGGAACCTCATCCTTGGGGCTTACAGCTGAAAAGCTTGAAGGAGAGGGCAGAACGCTCACTGTGGGATCAGAGTGCACAGAAGCAGTTGTCACTGTTAAAACTGAGAAACAAGATGGAATTCCTGACTCAGAAGAACAAGTTTGTGCTGAAGGAGTTCCTAGCAGGACACCTGCTCGGAGAGAGGAAGATGATGCTGTGCACAACGGAGTAAAAAGCGCAGAAGTCACTGTTCCTGAGGTTCTACTGCAGAGCAAGGGAAAAGCCTCTGCCCTTCCCTCAAAAACAGTTGGctcagaagcagctgcagatgCTGAGCAGAGCATGAGCAATGGGTGTGACAGGGACATTGCAGCAAAAGATTCTGTGCCTGTCACAGAGCCACAATGCAGAGACAAAACAGCTGAAACCCCCTCCAAGAGTGATGAAGTGGAAGGTGCTGTGCTCAAATCTGAAACACGGTTGGAGGGCACTTCCGTCGTTGCTGAGGCTCCCGTGCAGATTAAAGCAGATGGGGCATCTAATTTATCATCAGCATGCCCAGAGATTGTTGAAAATGAAAGTGCTGTTATCACTGATAAATGTCCTAAGAAATGTGAAACACCCAGCAGTTTGGCTGGAGAAGAGACTGTGGGAAAAGGACAAGAACTTGTAGAAACCTTGAACTGTCAAGGTTTCCAGaaagaagataagaaaaatgAGCAATTGTTGGATGGAGCCAAAGAAGTAtttgaatacagaaaacagGAATCTGTGACACACGATGAATGTTCAACTGCTGTCCCGCAAGAGGAAGGCTCTGGCTCAGCCTTTCCACAGGCTGAAGGCTTGGGGGCTCTGAAAACACCTGTGGCTctagcagctgcagcaggtggaGAGCATGTCGTGGCAGAAACTGCGACACGCTCAGACGTGACAGCCAAAACTGTACACTTGGCAACTACTCCAGAGCAAATGGCTTCTGAGGAGGTCCCAGTTTCTAACACTGACTGTTCAGGCTGTGGGACTGCAGAGCTTGCTGGTGTGGAGGCACCCAAGCCTGGAGTGACTTGTGCTTCCATGAATGGAGTAtcagaggagcaagagcagccccagagcacagggcaggctgAACACAATGGCATTCCTTCCAGTCACAGTCTGTCTCCCAGCCACCCTGAATTTCAGAAGCATGTTATTCAGTCTGTGATCATAGAGTCCCAGAGCACAAAAATTGTGTTGAATGCCATCCAGTCAGCCGTTCACAAACTTGCAGAAGCAGAAGAGTCGGCTGCCCTTGAGTCAGAGGAGAGCATTAAGTCCATAGGGAAAAGCCCATCAGATATAATTGTACCTGAACTTCTGGGAAGTACACAGGTAGATCAACAGCTTCCAGTAAAAGAGGAAGAGATACAAAGTAAGGAGCAAGAGCTCAAGCAAACAGGAATAGTGAAAACTGCTACCTTAACTGAGTCTGCAGAAATCCATGCAACTGTGGAGAAAAAGGACATGCCTTTAATTTCTGAGATGCTGAAAGATGGGCAAAGTCAGAATTCTTTAACAGTCGTGACAAGCTCTGAAGAAATTTCAAGGGGAAATGTGAGACTTCAGAAATCAACCCTAGAACAAAGTACTTCAGAAGATTCAACCAAAGACACCCTAGACATGCACACACcaaaattaagggaaaaagAGGTTGGGTACATTATGGAAATCTCAGACCAACATACAGGACAGCAAACATGCAGAGAAAGTGAGGAACAACTATATCATCCACCAGTGGAAGATGGGAAAACACAAATGTGGGAGGATGAAGGTTGTCAAGAAGGAACATCTTGTGATAGACAAAGTCAGAACTCAGTGGCTCTGACGCCTTGA